Proteins encoded together in one Argiope bruennichi chromosome 1, qqArgBrue1.1, whole genome shotgun sequence window:
- the LOC129975469 gene encoding uncharacterized protein LOC129975469 produces the protein MLSMYVDVEQKNWDQILPFVTFAYNTAKQDTTGFTPFYLLHGREAETPLGTMFPLCPHEFSQEDDYVSHLINKAEESRQLARARTVEAQKKDRRHYDSKHRMVAYEPGDLLLKRYFGPYQVLRRLYDVTYEVADFDPSSRRRKPKEVVHVLRMKPYHDPEEQDDQHSYESMEVLERHISQETTLREDATTYTGPVTRSRTRVIKLNVITARRCSSKEGAMPH, from the exons ATGCTTTCTATGTATGTTGATGTCGAACAGAAGAACTGGGACCAGATATTGCCGTTCGTCACATTCGCCTACAATACAGCCAAGCAGGACACGACAGGTTTTACGCCTTTCTACCTACTACATGGCCGTGAAGCTGAAACGCCGTTGGGTACGATGTTTCCTCTCTGTCCCCACGAGTTCAGCCAAGAAGACGATTACGTTAGCCATCTGATCAATAAGGCAGAAGAATCGAGGCAATTAGCTCGTGCACGAACTGTCGAGGCTCAGAAGAAAGATCGCCGGCATTATGACTCCAAACATCGGATGGTGGCATACGAACCAGGGGATTTG CTCCTCAAGAGGTACTTCGGCCCTTATCAAGTTTTGAGGCGGTTGTACGACGTCACCTACGAAGTAGCCGATTTCGATCCTAGTTCTAGAAGGCGGAAACCGAAGGAAGTTGTCCACGTCTTACGCATGAAGCCATACCATGACCCAGAAGAACAAGACGACCAACATTCTTATGAAAGTATGGAGGTTCTGGAAAGACACATTTCTCAAGAGACCACTCTCCGTGAAGATGCGACGACTTATACTGGCCCTGTGACTCGATCAAGAACtagagttataaaattaaatgtcataacaGCGAGACGCTGTTCTTCTAAAGAGGGAGCAATGCCGCATTGA